From the Primulina tabacum isolate GXHZ01 chromosome 15, ASM2559414v2, whole genome shotgun sequence genome, one window contains:
- the LOC142527318 gene encoding uncharacterized protein LOC142527318 isoform X5, whose amino-acid sequence MELGLSGNALKIFARSIICLARIGNEIVLQASPSLLTCHTLNSSRSAYQSITLKPDFFDVYSVSGAQVQCSVLLKAICSVLRTPIASIEHLSVLLSDPNSPKVQWTLECFNGMRKTYWISCNVDPDIQQLSLDRRLLPSSFVVRPRDLNRLLANFQSTLQEITIIATQQPTLNANAADQFGGKAVEFRSYIDPTSENDSLLHTQLWIDPKEEFVQYEHFRDPVDITFGVKELKAFLSFCEGCEVDIHIYFDKAGEPILMAPKFGSDDESFSNFDATLVLATMLVSQLNVGNSAGPPPAASAGASAQQDPNGNTSDHPSDHTRIWSELSGSAAKDGNDTEDRRAYVEGNQQTKEHRTIQRIGVILLSS is encoded by the exons ATGGAGCTGGGTCTAAGCGGGAATGCTCTCAAAATCTTCGCTCGATCAATCATATGCCTGGCGCGAATCGGCAACGAGATCGTCCTTCAGGCATCACCGTCTCTG CTTACTTGTCATACTCTTAATTCATCGAGGTCCGCCTATCAATCCATAACCTTGAAACCCGATTTCTTTGATGTCTATTCAGTTTCTGGTGCCCAGGTGCAATGCAGTGTGCTTTTGAAG GCCATCTGTTCAGTATTGCGAACTCCAATAGCGAGTATAGAGCATTTAAGTGTTCTATTATCTGATCCTAATTCACCAAAGGTGCAGTGGACTTTAGAATGTTTTAATG GAATGAGAAAAACCTATTGGATCTCATGCAATGTTGATCCTGATATACAACAACTATCACTTGATCGGAGGCTGCTTCCTAGCAGCTTTGTAGTTCGGCCTCGGGATCTCAACAGATTACTAGCTAATTTTCAATCAACACTTCAGGAGATCACAATCATCGCAACACAACAACCTACCTTGAACGCCAATGCTGCTGATCAGTTTGGGGGAAAAGCCGTTGAATTTAGAAGTTACATTGACCCAACCTCAG AAAATGATTCATTGCTACATACTCAGCTGTGGATAGATCCTAAGGAGGAGTTTGTACAGTATGAGCACTTTCGAGATCCTGTAGATATAACATTTGGAGTGAAGGAACTGAAG GCATTTCTTTCATTCTGCGAGGGATGTGAAGTTGACATACACATATATTTTGATAAAGCTGGCGA GCCAATTCTAATGGCGCCAAAATTTGGCTCAGATGACGAATCCTTCTCAAATTTTGATGCCACACTAGTGCTTGCAACCATGCTTGTCTCGCAGCTCAACGTTGGAAATTCTGCAGGACCTCCTCCAGCTGCCAGTGCAGGGGCTTCAGCACAGCAAGATCCTAATGGAAATACTTCTGATCACCCATCTGATCACACCAGAATTTGGTCTGAACTCTCAG GAAGTGCAGCAAAAGATGGTAATGACACTGAAGATAGGCGTGCCTATGTAGAAGGAAATCAACAGACTAAAGAACATAGGACAATCCAGAGGATTG GAGTCATATTGCTATCTTCCTAA
- the LOC142527318 gene encoding uncharacterized protein LOC142527318 isoform X6, with protein MELGLSGNALKIFARSIICLARIGNEIVLQASPSLLTCHTLNSSRSAYQSITLKPDFFDVYSVSGAQVQCSVLLKAICSVLRTPIASIEHLSVLLSDPNSPKVQWTLECFNGMRKTYWISCNVDPDIQQLSLDRRLLPSSFVVRPRDLNRLLANFQSTLQEITIIATQQPTLNANAADQFGGKAVEFRSYIDPTSENDSLLHTQLWIDPKEEFVQYEHFRDPVDITFGVKELKAFLSFCEGCEVDIHIYFDKAGEPILMAPKFGSDDESFSNFDATLVLATMLVSQLNVGNSAGPPPAASAGASAQQDPNGNTSDHPSDHTRIWSELSAKDGNDTEDRRAYVEGNQQTKEHRTIQRIGVILLSS; from the exons ATGGAGCTGGGTCTAAGCGGGAATGCTCTCAAAATCTTCGCTCGATCAATCATATGCCTGGCGCGAATCGGCAACGAGATCGTCCTTCAGGCATCACCGTCTCTG CTTACTTGTCATACTCTTAATTCATCGAGGTCCGCCTATCAATCCATAACCTTGAAACCCGATTTCTTTGATGTCTATTCAGTTTCTGGTGCCCAGGTGCAATGCAGTGTGCTTTTGAAG GCCATCTGTTCAGTATTGCGAACTCCAATAGCGAGTATAGAGCATTTAAGTGTTCTATTATCTGATCCTAATTCACCAAAGGTGCAGTGGACTTTAGAATGTTTTAATG GAATGAGAAAAACCTATTGGATCTCATGCAATGTTGATCCTGATATACAACAACTATCACTTGATCGGAGGCTGCTTCCTAGCAGCTTTGTAGTTCGGCCTCGGGATCTCAACAGATTACTAGCTAATTTTCAATCAACACTTCAGGAGATCACAATCATCGCAACACAACAACCTACCTTGAACGCCAATGCTGCTGATCAGTTTGGGGGAAAAGCCGTTGAATTTAGAAGTTACATTGACCCAACCTCAG AAAATGATTCATTGCTACATACTCAGCTGTGGATAGATCCTAAGGAGGAGTTTGTACAGTATGAGCACTTTCGAGATCCTGTAGATATAACATTTGGAGTGAAGGAACTGAAG GCATTTCTTTCATTCTGCGAGGGATGTGAAGTTGACATACACATATATTTTGATAAAGCTGGCGA GCCAATTCTAATGGCGCCAAAATTTGGCTCAGATGACGAATCCTTCTCAAATTTTGATGCCACACTAGTGCTTGCAACCATGCTTGTCTCGCAGCTCAACGTTGGAAATTCTGCAGGACCTCCTCCAGCTGCCAGTGCAGGGGCTTCAGCACAGCAAGATCCTAATGGAAATACTTCTGATCACCCATCTGATCACACCAGAATTTGGTCTGAACTCTCAG CAAAAGATGGTAATGACACTGAAGATAGGCGTGCCTATGTAGAAGGAAATCAACAGACTAAAGAACATAGGACAATCCAGAGGATTG GAGTCATATTGCTATCTTCCTAA
- the LOC142527318 gene encoding uncharacterized protein LOC142527318 isoform X4, protein MELGLSGNALKIFARSIICLARIGNEIVLQASPSLLTCHTLNSSRSAYQSITLKPDFFDVYSVSGAQVQCSVLLKAICSVLRTPIASIEHLSVLLSDPNSPKVQWTLECFNGMRKTYWISCNVDPDIQQLSLDRRLLPSSFVVRPRDLNRLLANFQSTLQEITIIATQQPTLNANAADQFGGKAVEFRSYIDPTSENDSLLHTQLWIDPKEEFVQYEHFRDPVDITFGVKELKAFLSFCEGCEVDIHIYFDKAGEPILMAPKFGSDDESFSNFDATLVLATMLVSQLNVGNSAGPPPAASAGASAQQDPNGNTSDHPSDHTRIWSELSGEFNIFLIMLYRITCIGLHEFVHKKEVQQKMVMTLKIGVPM, encoded by the exons ATGGAGCTGGGTCTAAGCGGGAATGCTCTCAAAATCTTCGCTCGATCAATCATATGCCTGGCGCGAATCGGCAACGAGATCGTCCTTCAGGCATCACCGTCTCTG CTTACTTGTCATACTCTTAATTCATCGAGGTCCGCCTATCAATCCATAACCTTGAAACCCGATTTCTTTGATGTCTATTCAGTTTCTGGTGCCCAGGTGCAATGCAGTGTGCTTTTGAAG GCCATCTGTTCAGTATTGCGAACTCCAATAGCGAGTATAGAGCATTTAAGTGTTCTATTATCTGATCCTAATTCACCAAAGGTGCAGTGGACTTTAGAATGTTTTAATG GAATGAGAAAAACCTATTGGATCTCATGCAATGTTGATCCTGATATACAACAACTATCACTTGATCGGAGGCTGCTTCCTAGCAGCTTTGTAGTTCGGCCTCGGGATCTCAACAGATTACTAGCTAATTTTCAATCAACACTTCAGGAGATCACAATCATCGCAACACAACAACCTACCTTGAACGCCAATGCTGCTGATCAGTTTGGGGGAAAAGCCGTTGAATTTAGAAGTTACATTGACCCAACCTCAG AAAATGATTCATTGCTACATACTCAGCTGTGGATAGATCCTAAGGAGGAGTTTGTACAGTATGAGCACTTTCGAGATCCTGTAGATATAACATTTGGAGTGAAGGAACTGAAG GCATTTCTTTCATTCTGCGAGGGATGTGAAGTTGACATACACATATATTTTGATAAAGCTGGCGA GCCAATTCTAATGGCGCCAAAATTTGGCTCAGATGACGAATCCTTCTCAAATTTTGATGCCACACTAGTGCTTGCAACCATGCTTGTCTCGCAGCTCAACGTTGGAAATTCTGCAGGACCTCCTCCAGCTGCCAGTGCAGGGGCTTCAGCACAGCAAGATCCTAATGGAAATACTTCTGATCACCCATCTGATCACACCAGAATTTGGTCTGAACTCTCAGGTGAGTTCAACATATTTCTTATAATGTTATACCGAATAACTTGCATTGGTCTTCATGAATTTGTACACAAGAAGGAAGTGCAGCAAAAGATGGTAATGACACTGAAGATAGGCGTGCCTATGTAG